A window of the Proteus terrae subsp. cibarius genome harbors these coding sequences:
- the degQ gene encoding serine endoprotease DegQ gives MLTKKRKLLLSALAMSVGLSLSTIPATSMAALPAVMPSGEQLPSLAPMLEKVLPAVVSVHVSGTRVQSQQVPEEFKFFFGPNFPSQQQSIRPFEGLGSGVIIDAKKGYVLTNNHVVDGADKIQLQINDGREFSAKLIGSDPQTDIALLQIEKPTNLTAIKMADSDQLRVGDFAVAVGNPFGLGQTATSGIISALGRSGLNLEGLENFIQTDASINRGNSGGALVNLNGELIGINTAILAPGGGNIGIGFAIPSNMARDLSQQLISHGEVKRGILGIRGTEMNSDLAKSFNIDAQRGAFVSEVMPDSSASKAGIKPGDVLISVDGKRINSFAELRAKVGTTPPGKEILIGLIRQGKPMDVKVTLEKQSADATRADNFSPALQGATLSNYLNKQIKAVAVDSVEKDSAAAASGLQKGDLIIGINNTPITSLGDLRKAIDAKPPVLALNIQRGNEEIYLLLRNTPR, from the coding sequence ATGTTGACTAAAAAAAGAAAATTATTACTTAGTGCGTTAGCAATGAGTGTCGGACTTTCACTCTCTACTATTCCAGCAACCAGTATGGCGGCACTGCCTGCAGTTATGCCATCAGGCGAACAACTGCCAAGCCTTGCACCGATGTTAGAAAAAGTGTTACCAGCTGTTGTCAGTGTGCACGTTTCAGGAACGCGAGTACAAAGCCAGCAAGTGCCTGAAGAATTCAAATTCTTCTTTGGTCCAAACTTCCCATCACAACAACAAAGTATTCGCCCTTTTGAAGGCTTAGGCTCAGGTGTCATTATTGACGCAAAAAAAGGCTATGTATTAACAAACAACCACGTTGTTGATGGTGCAGATAAAATTCAACTGCAAATTAATGATGGTCGTGAATTTAGTGCGAAATTAATTGGTAGCGATCCACAAACAGATATCGCATTACTGCAAATTGAAAAACCAACTAACTTAACCGCAATTAAAATGGCGGACTCTGACCAATTACGTGTTGGTGACTTTGCTGTTGCAGTAGGTAACCCATTTGGTTTAGGCCAAACAGCAACATCCGGTATTATTTCCGCATTAGGTCGTAGCGGTTTAAATCTTGAAGGTTTAGAGAACTTTATCCAGACTGATGCTTCAATCAACCGTGGTAACTCTGGTGGTGCACTCGTTAACTTAAATGGTGAGTTAATCGGAATTAACACTGCTATTTTAGCACCGGGTGGTGGCAACATCGGTATCGGCTTCGCCATCCCAAGTAATATGGCGCGTGATCTTAGCCAACAACTGATTTCTCATGGTGAAGTTAAACGTGGCATCTTAGGTATTCGTGGTACAGAAATGAATTCTGATCTGGCGAAATCCTTTAATATTGATGCACAACGCGGTGCTTTTGTTAGCGAAGTCATGCCCGATTCATCCGCTTCAAAAGCAGGCATTAAACCAGGTGACGTCTTAATTTCAGTTGATGGTAAACGTATCAATAGCTTTGCTGAATTAAGAGCTAAAGTGGGTACTACACCTCCGGGTAAAGAGATCCTAATTGGCTTGATCCGTCAAGGTAAACCAATGGATGTTAAAGTGACATTAGAGAAACAATCGGCAGATGCAACTCGCGCAGATAACTTCTCTCCTGCATTACAAGGTGCCACATTAAGTAACTACTTAAACAAACAAATTAAAGCAGTTGCTGTTGATTCTGTTGAGAAAGATTCCGCAGCGGCGGCATCTGGTTTACAGAAGGGCGACCTTATTATAGGTATAAATAATACGCCAATTACCTCACTAGGC
- the zapG gene encoding Z-ring associated protein ZapG, which translates to MVWVYALIGLVVGLIIGALAMRYGNSTLRQQDAIKAELDTKKEELDTYRNELVSHFARSAELLDNMARDYRQLYQHMAKSSNELMPDMPAQENPFNYRLSESEAANDQSPIKMPPRDYSEGASGLFRPTEKKDS; encoded by the coding sequence ATGGTTTGGGTTTATGCACTGATTGGATTAGTTGTCGGTCTTATTATAGGCGCACTTGCAATGCGTTACGGTAACAGCACCCTTCGCCAACAAGATGCTATCAAAGCAGAGTTAGACACGAAAAAAGAAGAACTTGATACTTATCGCAATGAACTTGTCAGCCACTTTGCTAGAAGTGCTGAACTATTAGATAACATGGCGAGAGATTACCGTCAGCTTTATCAACATATGGCAAAAAGCTCTAATGAGCTCATGCCTGATATGCCTGCTCAAGAAAATCCATTTAATTACCGATTAAGTGAGTCAGAAGCAGCTAATGATCAATCTCCAATAAAAATGCCTCCTCGTGATTACTCCGAAGGGGCATCTGGATTGTTCAGACCCACAGAGAAAAAAGACAGTTAA
- the zapE gene encoding cell division protein ZapE: MTVSTPLSLYEAALKQGDYQPDDVQRKTVLHLQQIYHALLKETPPEKNSLTQRLFGRIRTKKQIVAPERGLYMWGGVGRGKTWLMDMFYQSLPTERKLRLHFHRFMLRVQEELRNLQGHENPLEIIADGFKAQTDVLCFDEFFVSDITDAMILGTLLEALFARGITLVATSNIPPDELYRNGLQRSRFLPAIEQIKHHCDILNVDAGIDYRLRTLTQAHLFLSPLNDENRQEMDRIFMHLATSEPQVDCTLTINHRPMKVRKASNGVLAVNFSTLCMEPRSQLDYIELSKHYHSVLLYDMKQMGTLNEDAARRFLALVDEFYERKVKLIINANVEMNEIYQGDFLRFEYQRCLSRLQEMQSEEYLVQPHLA, encoded by the coding sequence ATGACTGTTAGTACGCCGTTATCACTTTATGAAGCCGCATTGAAGCAAGGTGATTATCAACCTGATGATGTTCAGAGAAAAACTGTTCTCCACCTTCAACAGATATACCATGCATTATTAAAAGAGACTCCACCAGAAAAAAATTCGCTAACACAGCGATTATTCGGGCGAATTCGCACAAAAAAACAGATTGTTGCACCAGAACGTGGTTTATACATGTGGGGCGGTGTTGGACGAGGTAAAACATGGTTGATGGATATGTTTTATCAAAGTTTGCCGACAGAACGAAAACTTCGCTTACACTTCCATCGCTTTATGTTACGTGTTCAAGAAGAGTTGAGAAACTTACAAGGGCATGAAAATCCGTTAGAAATTATTGCTGATGGGTTTAAAGCACAAACCGATGTGCTCTGTTTTGATGAGTTTTTTGTTTCCGATATTACTGATGCAATGATTTTAGGTACCTTGCTTGAAGCGTTATTTGCCAGAGGTATCACGCTGGTAGCAACCTCAAATATTCCACCTGATGAGCTTTATCGTAATGGATTACAACGTTCTCGTTTTTTACCTGCAATAGAACAAATCAAACATCATTGTGACATTTTAAATGTTGACGCAGGTATTGATTATCGTCTTAGAACATTAACGCAAGCACATCTTTTTTTATCTCCACTTAACGATGAAAATCGCCAAGAGATGGATAGAATTTTCATGCATTTGGCAACCAGTGAACCACAAGTTGATTGTACCTTAACCATTAATCATCGCCCTATGAAAGTAAGAAAAGCGTCTAATGGTGTACTCGCTGTTAATTTTTCAACCTTGTGTATGGAACCACGTAGCCAGCTTGATTACATTGAACTTTCTAAGCATTACCACTCTGTTTTGTTATATGACATGAAACAAATGGGAACATTAAATGAAGACGCTGCGCGTCGGTTTCTAGCGCTTGTTGATGAATTTTATGAGCGTAAGGTGAAACTTATTATTAATGCAAATGTTGAAATGAATGAGATTTACCAAGGTGATTTTTTACGCTTTGAATATCAACGTTGCTTATCTCGTTTACAAGAGATGCAAAGTGAAGAATATTTAGTTCAACCACATCTCGCTTAA
- the rplM gene encoding 50S ribosomal protein L13, with the protein MKTFTAKPETVKRDWYVVDADGKTLGRLATEIASRLRGKHKAEYTPHVDTGDYIIVLNAEKVAVTGHKRTDKVYYRHTGHVGGIKQATFEEMIARSPERVIEIAVKGMLPKGPLGRAMYRKLKVYAGSEHNHAAQQPQVLDI; encoded by the coding sequence ATGAAAACTTTTACAGCTAAACCAGAAACCGTAAAACGCGACTGGTACGTTGTTGATGCAGACGGCAAAACTTTAGGCCGTTTAGCAACTGAAATTGCTAGCCGTTTACGCGGTAAGCACAAAGCGGAATATACTCCGCACGTTGATACTGGTGATTACATCATCGTTTTAAACGCTGAGAAAGTAGCGGTAACTGGTCATAAACGTACTGACAAAGTTTACTACCGTCATACTGGTCACGTAGGTGGTATCAAACAAGCGACTTTCGAAGAGATGATCGCCCGTAGTCCTGAGCGTGTAATCGAAATCGCGGTAAAAGGCATGCTGCCAAAAGGGCCTCTGGGTCGTGCGATGTACCGTAAACTGAAAGTTTACGCAGGATCTGAGCACAACCACGCGGCACAACAACCGCAAGTTCTGGACATTTAA
- the rpsI gene encoding 30S ribosomal protein S9, translating to MADNQYYGTGRRKSSSARVFIKPGSGNIVINKRSLEVYFGRETARMVVRQPLELVDMLGKLDLYITVKGGGISGQAGAIRHGITRALMEYDETLRSDLRKAGFVTRDARSVERKKVGLRKARRRPQFSKR from the coding sequence ATGGCTGATAATCAATACTACGGCACAGGTCGCCGCAAAAGTTCTTCCGCACGTGTCTTCATTAAGCCAGGTAGCGGTAATATCGTAATCAACAAACGTAGCCTAGAAGTTTACTTCGGCCGCGAAACAGCACGTATGGTTGTTCGTCAACCGCTGGAATTAGTTGATATGCTGGGTAAATTAGATTTATACATCACTGTTAAAGGTGGTGGTATTTCTGGTCAAGCTGGCGCGATCCGTCACGGTATCACTCGTGCACTGATGGAATATGATGAGACTCTACGTTCTGATCTGCGTAAAGCTGGTTTCGTAACCCGTGATGCGCGTTCTGTTGAACGTAAGAAAGTGGGTCTGCGTAAAGCACGTCGTCGTCCACAGTTCTCTAAACGTTAA
- the sspA gene encoding stringent starvation protein SspA codes for MAVAANKRSVMTLFSGPTDIFSHQVRIVLAEKGVSVEIEQVEAGNLPQDLIDLNPYQSVPTLVDRELTLYDSRIIMEYLDERFPHPPLMPVYPVARGSSRLMMHRIEHDWYSLMNTIEKGTEQQANAARKQLAEELLAISPVFKEYPYFMSEEFSLVDCYLAPLLWRLPVLGVDLSGAGAKDVQIYMQRVFERDSFLASLTEAEREMRLPSRG; via the coding sequence ATGGCTGTCGCTGCCAACAAACGTTCGGTAATGACTTTGTTTTCCGGTCCGACTGATATTTTCAGCCATCAGGTCAGAATTGTCCTAGCGGAGAAAGGTGTCAGTGTTGAAATTGAACAGGTTGAAGCTGGTAATCTTCCACAGGATCTTATCGATCTAAACCCTTACCAAAGTGTACCGACTTTGGTTGATCGTGAGCTGACCCTGTATGATTCACGCATCATCATGGAATATCTTGATGAACGCTTCCCTCATCCTCCTTTAATGCCAGTTTATCCTGTTGCTCGTGGTAGCAGCCGTTTAATGATGCATCGCATCGAGCATGATTGGTATTCTTTAATGAACACCATCGAGAAAGGAACAGAACAGCAAGCAAATGCTGCTCGTAAACAGTTAGCAGAAGAGCTACTGGCTATATCTCCTGTGTTTAAAGAATATCCTTACTTTATGAGCGAAGAGTTCAGCTTAGTAGATTGCTACCTAGCTCCTCTATTATGGCGTTTACCAGTACTCGGTGTAGATTTAAGTGGTGCTGGCGCTAAAGATGTACAAATTTATATGCAGCGTGTTTTTGAGCGTGATTCTTTCCTCGCATCATTAACCGAAGCAGAGCGTGAGATGCGCTTACCTTCAAGAGGGTAA
- the sspB gene encoding ClpXP protease specificity-enhancing factor, producing MEIMDMSPRRPHLLRAHYDWIIENDLTPHLVVDVNIVGVQVPMEYAHDGQIVLNISSRAVDDLELTPYQVLFSASFGGIPRKVRVPMAAVMAIYARENGAGMMFEPEPAYESGASLQFAEDDSEENDIAPASEGLSLVTDKAVEADISSPDDDPEPPRPTGRPALRVVK from the coding sequence ATGGAGATTATGGATATGTCTCCGCGTCGTCCGCATTTATTACGTGCGCATTATGATTGGATCATCGAAAACGATTTAACACCGCATTTAGTTGTTGATGTGAATATCGTTGGTGTTCAAGTCCCAATGGAATATGCGCACGATGGTCAGATTGTACTAAATATTTCATCTCGTGCAGTTGATGACTTAGAGTTAACGCCGTATCAGGTTTTATTTAGTGCAAGCTTTGGTGGCATACCTCGTAAAGTACGAGTGCCTATGGCTGCTGTTATGGCTATTTATGCGAGAGAAAACGGTGCGGGAATGATGTTTGAACCAGAGCCTGCTTATGAATCTGGTGCATCATTACAGTTTGCTGAAGATGATAGTGAAGAGAACGATATAGCTCCGGCTAGCGAAGGTTTATCTCTCGTTACTGACAAAGCTGTTGAAGCTGATATCTCTTCACCAGATGATGATCCAGAACCACCTCGCCCAACAGGTCGTCCAGCACTGCGCGTTGTGAAATAA
- a CDS encoding amidohydrolase produces the protein MSAITLEKLIKWRREFHQYPEIGWSEFLTTAKIVKELRGLGLEVKVGPEVINQEFAFGRRRQVVEKGLAVAREHKVDEALLDEMKELTGCVAIFDSGKAGPTVALRFDIDCVGVNEATETQHRPHAENFASCHAGEMHACGHDGHISIGLGVAHWLVENKDKVVGKVKILFQPAEEGVRGARAMAESGIADDADYFLGAHLGFIANSGEIVINPTHFLCTTKYDFRFKGAPSHAGAEPELGRNALAGACHAATQMLGISRHGKGMSRINIGVLKAGEGRNVTPANAEMQIEVRGENEEINSFMAANAVRMAEGAAHSFQLEMESEIMGEAVDLTNDQELIDVMTKVVGKHSELTAVATRPFGGSEDATVLAKRVQRCGGKSLYFVVGADRTAGHHQAGFDFDEKQLMTAVNLYTGCLEELLK, from the coding sequence ATGTCAGCAATTACACTAGAAAAATTAATTAAATGGCGTCGTGAATTTCACCAATATCCTGAAATTGGCTGGTCAGAGTTTTTAACCACAGCAAAAATCGTCAAAGAATTACGTGGATTAGGTTTAGAAGTTAAAGTTGGCCCAGAAGTTATTAATCAAGAGTTCGCTTTTGGCCGTCGCCGTCAAGTCGTTGAAAAAGGTCTAGCCGTTGCAAGAGAGCATAAAGTTGATGAAGCTCTGCTTGATGAAATGAAAGAACTAACGGGCTGTGTGGCTATCTTCGACAGTGGTAAAGCTGGCCCAACTGTAGCACTGCGCTTTGATATCGACTGTGTGGGTGTTAACGAAGCAACCGAAACTCAACACCGTCCTCATGCTGAGAACTTTGCTTCTTGTCACGCTGGCGAAATGCACGCTTGTGGTCATGATGGACACATTTCTATCGGTTTAGGTGTTGCTCACTGGTTAGTTGAGAATAAAGATAAAGTCGTTGGTAAAGTTAAAATCTTATTCCAACCAGCAGAAGAAGGTGTTCGTGGTGCTCGTGCGATGGCTGAAAGTGGTATTGCCGATGATGCAGATTATTTCTTAGGTGCACACTTAGGCTTTATCGCTAACAGTGGTGAGATTGTTATCAACCCAACACATTTCTTATGTACCACTAAATATGACTTCCGTTTTAAAGGTGCACCATCTCACGCAGGCGCAGAGCCTGAATTAGGTCGTAATGCATTAGCAGGTGCTTGCCACGCAGCAACACAAATGCTAGGTATTTCTCGTCATGGTAAAGGAATGTCACGTATCAACATCGGTGTATTAAAAGCCGGTGAAGGCCGTAACGTCACCCCAGCTAATGCTGAGATGCAAATTGAAGTTCGTGGTGAAAATGAAGAGATCAACAGCTTTATGGCTGCAAATGCAGTACGTATGGCTGAAGGCGCAGCACATAGCTTCCAGTTAGAAATGGAAAGCGAGATCATGGGTGAAGCCGTTGACCTGACAAATGACCAAGAACTGATTGATGTTATGACCAAAGTTGTTGGTAAACATTCTGAGCTAACAGCGGTTGCTACACGCCCATTCGGTGGTAGTGAAGATGCGACAGTATTAGCAAAACGTGTACAACGTTGCGGTGGTAAATCTCTGTACTTCGTTGTTGGTGCTGATAGAACCGCAGGTCACCATCAAGCAGGCTTTGATTTCGATGAAAAACAATTAATGACTGCGGTTAATCTTTACACTGGTTGTTTAGAAGAACTGCTGAAATAA
- the dcuC gene encoding C4-dicarboxylate transporter DcuC, with the protein MVMQLIAVAVIIVTVYLLIKKYETRMVLIGAGLLLCILSLSPLDALTAFSERMVSSSLIQAICSSMGFAYVMKYTKCDMHLVHVLSKVMTRLGFFLIPATVVVTYFINIAIPSAAGCAAAVGATLIPLLIAARIHPAIAGGAVLCGTIGSMLSPGMSHNAFVANMANMEVVDLIARHSPYSLMAGGIAAVSLAVVALVKKEFKMASVTGDASSSSAQATPEAVRPNYLYATAPFIPLLLLVLPFFETFSTFKLSVPAAMLIGAIYALLITLTNPAQITKEFFKGMGNAYGDVLGIIIAAAVFAAGLKASGLIDAFINFLTHSPEFARWGGTLGPFLMGIITGSGDAAAFAFNETVTPHAAQFGYEIPDMGMAAALSGALGRTMSPLAGAAIVCAGLANINPMEIAKRTAPGMIIGVIAVALFML; encoded by the coding sequence ATGGTGATGCAACTTATCGCAGTAGCAGTTATTATCGTAACTGTCTATTTGCTAATAAAAAAATATGAAACCCGAATGGTGCTAATTGGTGCCGGCTTATTACTCTGTATTTTAAGTCTGAGCCCATTAGATGCGCTTACCGCATTTAGCGAGCGCATGGTGTCTTCATCATTAATTCAAGCAATCTGTTCGAGTATGGGTTTTGCTTATGTTATGAAATATACCAAATGCGATATGCATCTGGTCCATGTTTTATCAAAAGTAATGACTCGTCTGGGCTTCTTCCTTATTCCAGCCACTGTTGTCGTAACATACTTTATTAATATCGCAATCCCATCAGCGGCAGGTTGTGCAGCTGCGGTAGGTGCAACACTCATTCCATTATTAATCGCAGCACGTATTCACCCAGCTATCGCAGGTGGTGCAGTATTATGTGGTACTATCGGTTCAATGTTAAGCCCAGGTATGTCGCATAATGCCTTCGTTGCTAACATGGCAAATATGGAAGTGGTGGATTTAATCGCTCGCCATAGCCCATACAGCTTAATGGCTGGTGGTATTGCTGCAGTTTCACTTGCTGTTGTCGCTTTAGTGAAAAAAGAGTTCAAAATGGCTTCTGTTACTGGTGATGCATCTTCTTCATCAGCACAAGCAACGCCAGAAGCTGTTCGTCCTAACTACTTATATGCAACAGCACCTTTTATTCCTTTACTTCTGTTAGTTCTGCCATTCTTTGAAACATTTAGCACTTTCAAATTGTCAGTACCTGCAGCAATGTTAATTGGTGCAATCTATGCCCTGCTCATCACATTAACTAACCCAGCTCAAATCACAAAAGAGTTCTTTAAAGGTATGGGTAATGCTTATGGTGATGTATTAGGTATCATCATTGCAGCAGCTGTATTCGCAGCAGGTCTGAAAGCATCTGGTTTAATCGACGCGTTCATCAACTTCTTAACTCATTCTCCTGAATTTGCTCGCTGGGGTGGTACTTTAGGGCCATTCTTAATGGGTATTATCACAGGTTCTGGTGACGCAGCAGCATTCGCATTCAACGAAACAGTCACACCACATGCTGCACAATTCGGTTATGAAATTCCTGATATGGGTATGGCAGCGGCATTATCTGGCGCATTAGGTCGTACTATGTCACCACTGGCAGGTGCAGCGATTGTTTGTGCTGGCCTTGCAAATATTAACCCTATGGAAATCGCAAAACGTACTGCACCAGGTATGATTATCGGCGTCATCGCGGTTGCGTTATTCATGCTATAA
- a CDS encoding FAD-dependent oxidoreductase — protein sequence MSQNVYQFIDLNRVEPTKKPLAIRKIEFVEIYEAFSPQQASAQADRCLGCGNPYCEWKCPVHNYIPNWLKLANEGRIIEAAELSHQTNSLPEICGRVCPQDRLCEGACTLNDDFGAVTIGNIERYINDTALAQGWRPDLSHVTMTDKKVAIIGAGPAGLACADVLIRQGVKPVVYDKHPEIGGLLTFGIPSFKLEKSLMIRRRELFSEMGIEFCLNTEIGKDVSLNTLITQYDAVFLGLGTYHSLSGHFPNENANGVYSALPYLIGNTRYLMGYDEDPQTPYIDLKNKNVVILGGGDTAMDCVRTAIRQGANKVTCVYRRDESNMPGSKREVKNAKEEGGEFLFNLQPIDIEVNNQNKVVGIRVIKTQSDKTLTPIEGSEHVLSADAVILAFGFKPAHYPWLDENNIEYASSGRIIISDNQEIPKQTTNPKVFAGGDIVRGSDLVVTAIAEGREAAEGILRYLSC from the coding sequence ATGAGTCAGAATGTGTATCAGTTTATCGACTTAAATCGTGTTGAGCCAACCAAAAAGCCATTAGCAATTCGCAAAATTGAATTTGTTGAAATCTATGAAGCTTTTTCACCGCAACAAGCCTCTGCACAAGCCGATCGTTGTTTAGGCTGTGGTAATCCTTATTGTGAATGGAAATGTCCTGTTCATAATTACATTCCTAATTGGCTAAAGCTGGCAAACGAAGGACGTATTATTGAGGCAGCTGAGCTTTCTCATCAAACAAACAGTTTACCTGAAATCTGTGGTCGTGTTTGCCCTCAAGATAGACTGTGCGAAGGCGCTTGCACGCTGAATGATGATTTTGGTGCAGTCACAATTGGCAATATTGAACGTTACATCAATGACACCGCCTTAGCACAAGGATGGCGACCTGATCTTTCTCACGTCACAATGACCGATAAAAAGGTCGCAATTATCGGTGCAGGTCCCGCGGGTCTTGCCTGTGCAGATGTTCTTATTCGACAAGGTGTAAAACCCGTTGTTTATGATAAACACCCTGAAATTGGGGGGTTACTTACCTTTGGGATACCTTCTTTTAAACTCGAAAAATCATTGATGATCCGACGCCGTGAATTATTTAGTGAAATGGGTATCGAGTTTTGCCTCAATACGGAAATAGGCAAAGATGTCTCCTTAAATACCCTAATAACACAATATGACGCTGTATTTCTTGGTTTGGGCACTTATCACAGTTTAAGCGGTCATTTTCCTAATGAAAATGCTAATGGTGTTTATAGCGCACTACCTTATTTAATTGGGAATACACGTTATTTAATGGGTTACGATGAAGATCCTCAAACGCCTTATATCGACCTTAAAAATAAAAATGTGGTGATATTAGGAGGAGGTGATACCGCAATGGATTGTGTCCGTACTGCCATTCGACAAGGTGCAAATAAAGTTACTTGTGTTTATCGTCGTGATGAAAGCAATATGCCGGGTTCAAAACGTGAAGTAAAAAATGCCAAAGAAGAAGGTGGTGAATTTTTATTTAATCTTCAACCTATAGATATTGAAGTCAATAACCAAAATAAAGTGGTTGGTATTCGCGTTATTAAAACTCAAAGCGATAAAACATTAACTCCTATTGAAGGAAGTGAACATGTGTTATCTGCTGATGCGGTTATTCTGGCATTTGGTTTTAAACCTGCACATTACCCATGGTTAGATGAAAATAATATTGAATATGCCTCTTCAGGCAGAATTATTATTTCAGATAATCAAGAAATACCAAAACAAACAACAAACCCTAAAGTGTTTGCAGGGGGGGATATTGTACGAGGCTCAGATCTTGTTGTTACTGCAATAGCAGAAGGAAGAGAGGCGGCTGAAGGCATATTACGATATTTATCATGCTAA